One window of Marinobacter sp. SS13-12 genomic DNA carries:
- a CDS encoding response regulator, whose product MTALPISVALVDDEPRTLRAFRWEFGEDFQIQTFCSGSELISALEAGEHFDVLISDQRMQGMTGDEVLKLVSQKFSRMRRLVMTAFADVAPLRVCINEAGIDGYLEKPWDPIEVREFVKRSHAKLLQEVERERRRVLAANERWAAIRGERERDIVQICQALGFGSSVCSTFFQILDLSSVAQPYDWSDLLLVDKAQEQELALDFLSTIESLMSLGSEWPDSGRRALFYWWMLLKECPEGLGGSYFQHQDYEKKISLSFDAGAPFGDSILDPCGDQDPQTLRRNALLLLIIRELQSLGGSLDLDADKDRFRGDLLIVAPTETAR is encoded by the coding sequence ATGACCGCACTGCCGATCTCTGTTGCCCTGGTGGACGATGAGCCTCGAACGCTGCGCGCTTTTAGGTGGGAGTTTGGCGAGGATTTCCAGATCCAAACATTCTGCAGCGGGTCTGAGCTGATCAGTGCGCTGGAGGCTGGTGAACACTTTGATGTTTTGATCAGTGATCAGCGAATGCAGGGAATGACAGGGGATGAAGTGCTCAAATTAGTGAGCCAAAAGTTTTCGCGGATGCGCCGATTGGTAATGACCGCTTTTGCAGATGTGGCACCGCTGCGGGTTTGTATAAATGAAGCCGGTATTGATGGTTACCTTGAGAAACCTTGGGATCCCATCGAAGTTCGTGAGTTTGTGAAACGATCCCATGCGAAGCTTTTGCAAGAAGTTGAGCGGGAAAGGCGCCGTGTATTGGCGGCAAATGAGCGGTGGGCTGCTATTCGCGGCGAGCGTGAACGAGATATTGTCCAGATTTGCCAGGCTTTGGGTTTCGGATCCAGTGTTTGCTCCACCTTCTTTCAAATTTTAGACCTATCGTCAGTGGCGCAACCTTATGATTGGTCTGACTTGTTGCTTGTAGATAAAGCCCAGGAGCAGGAGCTTGCTCTAGATTTCCTTTCCACGATTGAGTCATTGATGTCGTTGGGCTCGGAGTGGCCTGACTCTGGCCGGAGAGCGCTTTTTTATTGGTGGATGCTACTCAAAGAATGCCCTGAAGGACTCGGCGGCAGTTATTTCCAGCACCAGGACTATGAAAAGAAAATTTCCCTGTCATTCGACGCTGGCGCTCCTTTCGGGGACAGCATCCTTGACCCGTGTGGCGACCAGGACCCACAAACTTTGCGCCGAAACGCTCTGCTTCTTTTGATCATTCGAGAGCTGCAAAGCCTTGGCGGTAGTCTGGATCTTGACGCGGATAAAGATCGGTTTAGAGGGGATCTGCTCATCGTAGCTCCTACGGAGACGGCACGATGA
- a CDS encoding alpha/beta hydrolase, translating to MAFNENAPGTPVVLIHGLLCSIYFWWPAHLSVFGNRPIFIIGLPGHYPSAAISPSSRLSADSLAAAVIEQVNYLLGPTAPFILVGHSTGAHAGIAAAATTPDRVQGLISIGGAVTGKEEGGIYAAFQWMANKLGAFGRALISPALRASSLTLGIHKMFIGDVLAEPKKIVKKPEFQAYLPYYFPALRKISGSSMGVYFRDLANMDLSDIIPSIRCPVLVMCGNRDPYVAIWRTEELASLFPNSRIAVIEGSGHMPMFENWPQYQAAIETFMAKAGRKNDQVAYA from the coding sequence TTGGCATTTAATGAAAATGCACCGGGCACACCCGTTGTTCTGATCCACGGCCTTCTTTGCTCCATCTATTTCTGGTGGCCCGCTCATCTGTCAGTGTTTGGCAATCGCCCCATCTTTATAATCGGTTTGCCTGGGCACTACCCATCGGCCGCGATCAGTCCATCATCAAGACTATCGGCAGACAGTCTTGCCGCCGCCGTAATTGAGCAAGTGAATTACCTTCTGGGCCCTACCGCACCGTTTATTCTTGTTGGGCACTCCACAGGCGCACACGCAGGAATCGCAGCAGCAGCAACGACTCCCGATCGCGTTCAAGGCCTTATATCCATTGGCGGTGCTGTTACCGGAAAAGAGGAAGGCGGCATTTATGCTGCCTTTCAATGGATGGCCAACAAGCTGGGCGCTTTCGGGCGTGCGCTTATTTCGCCGGCGTTACGAGCCAGTTCTCTAACGCTGGGCATTCACAAAATGTTCATCGGCGATGTACTGGCCGAGCCCAAGAAGATCGTCAAGAAACCCGAGTTCCAGGCCTACCTGCCCTACTACTTTCCCGCCCTTCGAAAAATTAGCGGCTCATCTATGGGGGTGTACTTCAGGGACCTGGCCAATATGGATCTGAGCGACATCATTCCGAGCATTCGCTGCCCGGTATTAGTAATGTGTGGAAACCGCGACCCGTATGTGGCTATCTGGCGCACCGAAGAGCTGGCATCGTTGTTTCCGAACAGCCGCATCGCTGTAATAGAAGGCAGCGGCCACATGCCAATGTTTGAAAACTGGCCTCAGTACCAAGCGGCCATAGAGACCTTCATGGCCAAGGCGGGCCGGAAAAATGATCAAGTCGCTTACGCGTAG